The Pichia kudriavzevii chromosome 3, complete sequence nucleotide sequence TGGGATATGATCCAAATGTAGCAAGAGCTTTTTTCACAATAGTCCTTGCTAGGAAAAGTGTTATCCTAATGGAGTATATAGAAAGAAATTTGCCTCAATTTTCGATTGGAGCAGTTAGTTTGAAGGACAGTTATTCCACTATTGGTTGTTTAGAAACTGCTGATGATTTGGCTATTATTAGAATCTTTCAAGAACGGGCTCAGAAGGATACAGGTACGGATTTCCGCTATTTAtggaaatcattgaaaacaatcGGTGATGCAAGACACTCAAAATTAATTGAGGCTTTTATATCAAGCGGTATCATTGACACTTCTTTACTGGCTGTGGACCAATCTCCAGCTGGTTTAAACAATATTGGTAATACATGTTATCTAAACTCGTTGTTGCAATATTACTTTGTCATTGAACCTTTGCGTAACTATGTTTTAAACTTCAACGAGGTCTTTGATCCTGAagaattcaacaaaaatgaGAAGTACTCAATTCGCAGAATTGGTGGTAGAACAGTTAATATTAAGGAGACTGAAAGATCGTACCAATTTATGTACCAACTTAGAGACCTATACTACAAACTAAttcatgaaaatgagagCTGTGTCACGCCCACAAGTGAATTAGCTTATTTATCATTTAGCCCAATAAGctttgaagttgaatttgaggaGCCAGTCGTTGATGTGAATGGTGAGTCGTTGAAGGTGGGACCTTTGGAAAGCCAACAAGTCGAGAAAGACCTTTTTGTGCATTCAGAAGACTTGAAAGAAGATGTCACTGATTTAATAGATTTATCAGATACTGATAATGCTAAACCTGAGATTCCGTGCGttaatgttgaagaagatagTATAGGgaatgatgaagaagctACAGACGCAGTGTCCCTGAAAAAAGTTTCGAAAAAATTATGCAGCCCGAAAAAGGTCAACCATACTGCTGCTGTATGCAAGATCAGCGCAGaccaatttgaatttgcagTGGAGATGggaaatcaacaagatgTTACAGAGTGTATATCTAATGTCTTAACTCAGATTGAGAGTGCTATGAAGCCAGATGAATTAGACGAAAATAATGAGCAATTAGATATGATCAAGgatcttttttttggtaagACCAAGCAAAGACTAGTCCCCGTTGACAAAGAGACCAAACAAGATATACCAGGTGGAAGTGTTAGaaccaaaattgaaagcTTTTTGAATCTAATTGTTAACATTGGAGACCACCCTAAAGATATCTATGATGCATTAGACACTTTCTTCACCGAAGATTTGTTGGAATTAGAGGATGGAGAGGTCAAAAGGTCCTTAACTATAATTGAGCTTCCGAAAATTttacaaattcaaattcagcGAGTTCAATTTGACCGTGTTAAGTTAATTCCAGTGAAGTCAAACGATCCAATACCATTTGGAGAGAAACTATACATGGATAGATACTTGGAAACTGACGATGAGACAATCATTAACAAAAGGCAggaagttttcaattggagACGGCGTGTTGTCGAGTTAAACGAGAGAAAGTCTATTTTAACTCTGGTCAACGACCAAGGCATGACAAATAAAGATGTACTAATTACTACCAGGGATTTTTTAAAATCCGAAAACGTCAAGGAACTAGGTGTCACTGTGGACATGAACACGCTTGAGATACTTGACCTTGAAATCGAAAGAATCCAGACCGAATTGGAAGCAATTAACAATGAACTGGAGGTGCTTCAGAATAATATAACTCAGCAATTTAAAgggtttgaaaaaattggatattcaaTTTTTGCAGTTTTTATTCATCGTGGTCAAGCTTCTTATGGTCATTACTGGATTTATATTAGAGATCCAAAGAACAATGTTTACCGTAAGtacaatgatgaaatagTCAGTGAAGttacaattgaagaagtttttAACTTTGCAGAGGGCAACACAGCAACACCGTATTATTTGACGTTTATTAAGGACGATCTGTTAGATCAAATTACTCCTTTACAACGtgatgttattgttgaagagaaaTTACAAGAATTACAGAGGGCGGGAAATAATCCCACTAtagaaatggaaatggacGTTGATTAAttgagtttgaaaaataaatgcGCTGTTtattatacatatatacatTGTGGTATTCCTAAAATAGCTATTTAATTCATTAAACCGGTTAATGCTTGGTCAATATCCCTTATAATATCTTGGAAATCTTCACACCCCACACTGAACCTTagcatttttttgtaatttttcaaactcttgTAATTGTCAACCTCAGAGATGAACTTATTATTCCCATATATCAACTCTACCAATGTTTCTCCACCTTCCAAATTTGGATTGTTACTTAAGAAGTTGAACCTATGAAGCAATTTATCAGGGTATGAAGGTTCCCTTAATTCCAAAGCAAATACGGGGTTGTAATAATCGTTCAATTGTTCCATAACAATTCTGCCATTTTCTTGTAGAGAAGCATGATGTATTTTAGCCAAAACGTTTTTGTACTTAATCTGGTTTTTCAGTAAGaacttgatgattttttctgcATTGTTACACTGCGTTAAGATTCTCATTTTGTACGTTCTCAAGCTTCTCAACAATAAGAAGCTGTCAAAATTAGCGATGGAGGTCCCTAAGGCCATCCTTTCATTATGTAGTGAGATTTTTGAAGGTTTATCCTTTGAGACAACGAATCCCGCACTTAAATCACTAACACCTGCAAGATATTTGACTGCGGAGTACACAATATAGTCTGCCCCATTTTTGAAAGGCTCCTGTAAAGGTGGAGGGGCAAGCGTTGAATCAACAATTAACTTACAATTGGCTCCATTGTTACCCGACTTACATATTTTCGAATAGTGAGAGATGTCATGCACATAACCGAGTGGATTCATTGGCGATTCGATAATCATAActgaatttgaaggaatGGTAGAGCTCGCATCCAATGAAGACAATGGGAATTTCTTGACGTTTGTTAATTTATTTAAAAACCCAATGACATCATGAGTCCCTTGATAgccttcatcatcaataaacaCGTTATCCGGGTTGATGTTACTCAATATCCCCATAATAGCGGAAGTTCCGGAATTGTACAAGGTGACATAGCCGTTTGTTATGTTTTCCAATATCTTCTCAATCTTTTCACTGTTTGGATTGGAATTTTTGGATCCAACAAAGTTCGCATTGCTGGTGGTATTATGGTGTCTCTTTGAGTATGCATGGCTATCATTTAAAGGGTTCTTGTAAGTTGGATAATACGGGAGTTTGTGTTTCGTCGGTAAAGGATTGGGGAGtatatttgatattgaggATAATTCCTTACATTTACTTTGTGGCGCATCTTTGTTGGAAATTGCCGGCGGAGATGTTTGCAGTTGAGGCAATGTGACTGGTAAATTGAAGAGCTGATTAGAATAGTCCAACGAAGAAGGGTTGAAGGTGAACACATCATTAGAATTTGGTGTATATGCATCGCCGGAGTGGATTAACTTTGTACTGAGGCCCACGGTGGtgtcattgaaaattttatcaaaatcatccaAGTCCAAGTCGATGGTTTCCGAAATGGTATTAAGCTGGAGGTCTGCATCCCTTGGATGTATTTGGTGGTTATCAAATGGAAGAGCATGTTCAGTAACATCGGTCTTCTGTTCAGAAGAGTTGGAAGCACCTAAATGGGAGGCATCCAATTTGGTCTTAAGATGGTTTAAATTCCTCTTTTTAAATGACTTTAGCATGCCTGTGGAAAGTTTAAAATCGGACACGTCTAAACCTTCCTCcttcatgaattttatGTATGTATCCTTTATGATCTTGTTGTTTATCTTTATGCCCTCCTCTATAAGGATAGAGATGTGTTTCTCAACCTTATCGTTTATCTCCGGGTACTTTAGCACCGGTATTTTCTTGTACGAGTTCAAATTGGGGTTTCTATCAAACTCCTCTCTGATCTTATCCTCGTGTGTTGCCCAGTTTGAAAGTGTTGCCTGCGATATAGCAAATTCTCCAAGTCTTCTATAATGGCCCAATGCTTCTATCTGTGATCGCTGCGGAGGTCCTGCAAGGTAATCTAAAACTTCGATCTTTTGCTTTAAAGTGGCCCTAGGAAGTTTCTTCTTAAACATACATGTTTCATCCGTACTAGTTCCATCTCTACTGGATCTATCGTTATTAGAACTACCATTCACATCATACGAGGGTGTCATTAATCAATAGATTATGAAAGGACTCTTCTATGCACAAGCCACTCAatggtttttcttctctgtTACTTTTGATAGTATTCTACCACTATCATCATCATGCCCATAATCatgatttcttttattataTCATTACTTCAACTATTCTCCATGTATTTTCGCATTGGTACTCGCATTCGCgacttgtttttttttcctctctcCGCTTCTCGTATTGTTTCAATCTGCACGTTGTAGGCtgaaagttgaagaatgtcgaaaaataaaagagacGGGTTGTATCAAGGGGATTGTTGTTAAGGAGAAACGCTTATTTCGTCTCCACGAAGATCCAATCACACCCAATCACACCACTAGACATGTCATCTGGATTGGCAAGACGTAGAGGGGCtggcaaaaaaaacatagGTGAAGACGGCGAGGACGGCAATGGTAAGGACATCATCAACACAGGCAGCTTGAATGGCAGCAACAATGATAAGACGAATTCGGTGCCGACTGTCGAAAGAACACCTCCATACTTGACAATGCTCGAGGAGGTGTTGCTTGTTGGGTTGAAGGACAAGGAAGGATACCTATCGTTTTGGAACGACAACATATCATATGCTCTCAGAGGGTTGATTTTGGTGGAGCTAACATTAAGGAATCGAATCAGAATGATCAATGATCCAGCCAGGAAACGGTTTGAGTTGCCCGACAGATTAGTCGAGGTTGTTGACACGACGTTGACGGGGGAGACCATTTTGGACGAAGCCTTAAAACTGATGAAGAACGAGGAGGAACATCTCAGCGTTTTGAACTGGATCGATTTGCTCAGTGGAGAAACTTGGAATTTAATGAAGATCAGCTACCAATTGAAACAGGTCAGGGAGAGGTTGGCAAAAGGCCTAGTAGACAAGGGAGTCTTGAGGACCGAGCACAAGAATTTCTTGCTCTTTGACATGGCCACACATCCAATCAACGACCCATTaccgaagaagaagatcaCCGCCAAGATACTGAACCTCTTGACCAGTAGAAATGTGGTTCTAGAGCATGATGACAAGTATTATCCTTCCACTCTGGATTGGCAGTATTTGAGGAGCGTTGTATTAGTCTGCGGGTGTTCTGCAGCAAATGTTTTAGAAAACGTTTTGGTTGATGTCAATTTTGATACCAGGGACAATGGGTTCCTTAGGGCGGAAGAATTGTTGGAAAACTTCGGAGACTACCCTTTTGTTGACAAGAGTAAGCTGAATTTAGGTACCAATTTACAGAGTGAGATCGACAAAGAAGTTGACCAACACCCTGGGTTTGAgatgaatttggaaattgttgctgctgttgttaATGTTTTCAGCAAAATGGATTCGGTTCTTTGAACTATGTATGTTTATGTATTCATTtgtatacatatatttaTACATATATGAATACACATATAGGCATATATActtaaatatatatacatcTAAATGTTATATGTAATTAAAGATATCATTAGTCAATTGTAAGACAGttggaaaataagaaaaaaaaaaacacccACACATTAGTGGCGACCTTTTGGTTCTCTCAATCTAGTAACCAACGCTTATCAAGTAGTCTCCCATCTTCTCGATAACATTGGCTGCATTACCAGCAACAACACCAGTTGGATAATGGGCAATAATAATAGCTTGTTTGGTTTTAACACACATAACACCTTCCAAGTCGTGCTTTCCGTAGATTGATCTCTCATCAGCTTTGATGCAGAATTGTTTAACACCTTCGACATGGAAACCGttcatttgaagttggGAAGGATCTGCAAAGCCAGAAACAATAGCCTGTATTTCTCCTGGTTGCAAAGTCAAGTTGCCAGTATTGGCCCAGACACCAGCGCCATCTGCGGAGTAGATGGCAGCCTTGTCAAAGAGAGTAGAGGCAACGATATTGTCAGTGTACGCTATAGAATGCAATTGCCAGTTAGTATGTGTGTCTGGGGACCTTCAAAAGATGTCGAAACTACTCGTTCGGATGTTACATACCGTTCCAGGACATGTTTGCTGTGTTTAGTCTAGTTGTTAATTTACGTTCggggaagaagaaaagtgTACTATACAGTGAAGGAGTGGATGCTCGTACGAAAAATGAAATAGTGTCTGCTTTCTCActctgtttttattttgttttgttttcattttcgttttcattctcattttcagtaGTTTtcgtttttgttttcatttttgttttctttttattagGCTTTTGTTATTTATATCAGTAGACTACTCGTCATCCTCATCGAAGACaagttttctcttcttACGGACAGATCCTCCCTGTCTATTTTCGAGGTCTTCGTCAACATCGTCGTCTCTTTCTGTAGACAAATCGCGATACTTTGCAGCACCTTCTTTCTTA carries:
- a CDS encoding uncharacterized protein (PKUD0C11040; similar to Saccharomyces cerevisiae YOR124C (UBP2); ancestral locus Anc_5.443); its protein translation is MGDVNPFSDSGENNESIGINPSNIPKVPVVQYDEKDEDEEMGVFSAEESNSVQLDNGELSLGEENVEEEQEISPFEYEFSSALCLKSSDRILDDLRSDPLFLLKQQDGVISLPTINYAKQLSQNGASTMKYQPVYWDTKNPDFGSYRTIELDGNTSLATFTGLLVPCDSHSLFEDSVIYHYCIKIKYYNDRINVKNSFYGFHDSQLSDSDRIYIEPEDILCAAGEIPKESIDILLKSLPKVVDSGNFISKETGTVIRVEVYSSILDQSDLELFSLTEIQTRVAKFNSQEPEGQSFGNALTPHDSFLKFRSVLTGAIKQTDERDLKKIDVQKKFLQVSIDIDLLLDKFFFSLDNENNSPCIYPVIISKLGEYSFVYENFLRRAANEAAYFAAITSPNQYDFSNSFSNSFESVFNVLHEFDSQQQNYNWLKWNDKYYNEASIVLSICPHYNDQLIINMYQNLTTHDPVNSPIYFDALTYFVTSRYSDDLPYYVTILKEKGILGFGELKGCFDRFGFHISSCDTLDSITDEQLLLAYQNQLIVATSKYEKVTFRDCLAKIAKYRSSEYLQRYLNTEPFFDLLDAYQLLEIEPNLDDSLLITLYDYRISESGMGYDPNVARAFFTIVLARKSVILMEYIERNLPQFSIGAVSLKDSYSTIGCLETADDLAIIRIFQERAQKDTGTDFRYLWKSLKTIGDARHSKLIEAFISSGIIDTSLLAVDQSPAGLNNIGNTCYLNSLLQYYFVIEPLRNYVLNFNEVFDPEEFNKNEKYSIRRIGGRTVNIKETERSYQFMYQLRDLYYKLIHENESCVTPTSELAYLSFSPISFEVEFEEPVVDVNGESLKVGPLESQQVEKDLFVHSEDLKEDVTDLIDLSDTDNAKPEIPCVNVEEDSIGNDEEATDAVSLKKVSKKLCSPKKVNHTAAVCKISADQFEFAVEMGNQQDVTECISNVLTQIESAMKPDELDENNEQLDMIKDLFFGKTKQRLVPVDKETKQDIPGGSVRTKIESFLNLIVNIGDHPKDIYDALDTFFTEDLLELEDGEVKRSLTIIELPKILQIQIQRVQFDRVKLIPVKSNDPIPFGEKLYMDRYLETDDETIINKRQEVFNWRRRVVELNERKSILTLVNDQGMTNKDVLITTRDFLKSENVKELGVTVDMNTLEILDLEIERIQTELEAINNELEVLQNNITQQFKGFEKIGYSIFAVFIHRGQASYGHYWIYIRDPKNNVYRKYNDEIVSEVTIEEVFNFAEGNTATPYYLTFIKDDLLDQITPLQRDVIVEEKLQELQRAGNNPTIEMEMDVD
- a CDS encoding uncharacterized protein (PKUD0C11050; Pfam Domains: Cys_Met_Meta_PP(3e-23)); amino-acid sequence: MTPSYDVNGSSNNDRSSRDGTSTDETCMFKKKLPRATLKQKIEVLDYLAGPPQRSQIEALGHYRRLGEFAISQATLSNWATHEDKIREEFDRNPNLNSYKKIPVLKYPEINDKVEKHISILIEEGIKINNKIIKDTYIKFMKEEGLDVSDFKLSTGMLKSFKKRNLNHLKTKLDASHLGASNSSEQKTDVTEHALPFDNHQIHPRDADLQLNTISETIDLDLDDFDKIFNDTTVGLSTKLIHSGDAYTPNSNDVFTFNPSSLDYSNQLFNLPVTLPQLQTSPPAISNKDAPQSKCKELSSISNILPNPLPTKHKLPYYPTYKNPLNDSHAYSKRHHNTTSNANFVGSKNSNPNSEKIEKILENITNGYVTLYNSGTSAIMGILSNINPDNVFIDDEGYQGTHDVIGFLNKLTNVKKFPLSSLDASSTIPSNSVMIIESPMNPLGYVHDISHYSKICKSGNNGANCKLIVDSTLAPPPLQEPFKNGADYIVYSAVKYLAGVSDLSAGFVVSKDKPSKISLHNERMALGTSIANFDSFLLLRSLRTYKMRILTQCNNAEKIIKFLLKNQIKYKNVLAKIHHASLQENGRIVMEQLNDYYNPVFALELREPSYPDKLLHRFNFLSNNPNLEGGETLVELIYGNNKFISEVDNYKSLKNYKKMLRFSVGCEDFQDIIRDIDQALTGLMN
- a CDS encoding uncharacterized protein (PKUD0C11060; similar to Saccharomyces cerevisiae YDR372C (VPS74); ancestral locus Anc_5.442), coding for MSSGLARRRGAGKKNIGEDGEDGNGKDIINTGSLNGSNNDKTNSVPTVERTPPYLTMLEEVLLVGLKDKEGYLSFWNDNISYALRGLILVELTLRNRIRMINDPARKRFELPDRLVEVVDTTLTGETILDEALKLMKNEEEHLSVLNWIDLLSGETWNLMKISYQLKQVRERLAKGLVDKGVLRTEHKNFLLFDMATHPINDPLPKKKITAKILNLLTSRNVVLEHDDKYYPSTLDWQYLRSVVLVCGCSAANVLENVLVDVNFDTRDNGFLRAEELLENFGDYPFVDKSKLNLGTNLQSEIDKEVDQHPGFEMNLEIVAAVVNVFSKMDSVL
- a CDS encoding uncharacterized protein (PKUD0C11070; similar to Saccharomyces cerevisiae YOR122C (PFY1); ancestral locus Anc_5.439) → MSWNAYTDNIVASTLFDKAAIYSADGAGVWANTGNLTLQPGEIQAIVSGFADPSQLQMNGFHVEGVKQFCIKADERSIYGKHDLEGVMCVKTKQAIIIAHYPTGVVAGNAANVIEKMGDYLISVGY